From Chryseobacterium sp. IHB B 17019, one genomic window encodes:
- a CDS encoding phenylacetate--CoA ligase family protein translates to MEFYPSIEKSDRQEIKKFQEQKLQELLTYLEDHSPFYQKLFKENNISVSEIQTLEDLQKIPTTTKNDIQQNNDDFFCITHDKIVDYSTTSGTLGDPVTFGLSDNDLERLAYNEAISFVCAGIQKGDVVQMITTIDKRFMAGLAYFLGLRKMGASVVRMGPGIPELQWDSIFRYKPIYLITVPSFLLKMIDYAEKHGLDYKNSSVYGAVCIGESIKNQDFTDNILSQKIKEKWDIKLFSTYASTEMSTAFTECEYQIGGHHHPELIITEILDDDGNLVKEGESGELTITTLGVEALPLLRFKTGDIVKAHYEPCQCGRNTMRLGPVVGRKQQMIKYKGTTLYPPAMNDILNDFNNILCYQIVIQSNEIGLDEIIIKVSTDSESESFVNEVRDHFRAKLRVSPKIEIIDFDVLSKTVHNPNSRKPIAFIDLR, encoded by the coding sequence TTGGAATTCTATCCATCAATCGAAAAATCAGACCGTCAGGAAATAAAAAAGTTTCAGGAGCAAAAACTTCAGGAGCTTTTAACTTATCTTGAAGATCATTCGCCTTTTTATCAAAAATTATTCAAAGAAAATAATATTAGTGTTTCTGAGATTCAGACGTTGGAAGATTTACAGAAAATCCCCACGACTACAAAAAATGACATACAGCAGAATAACGATGATTTTTTCTGTATCACTCATGATAAAATTGTGGATTACAGCACAACTTCAGGCACATTGGGAGATCCTGTAACCTTCGGATTATCAGACAATGATCTTGAAAGACTGGCGTACAACGAAGCGATTTCTTTTGTCTGCGCCGGAATTCAAAAAGGTGATGTGGTTCAGATGATTACGACCATTGATAAACGATTCATGGCTGGGTTGGCTTATTTTTTAGGGTTAAGAAAAATGGGTGCAAGTGTTGTCAGGATGGGCCCCGGAATTCCGGAATTGCAATGGGATTCAATTTTTAGGTATAAGCCGATATATTTGATTACTGTTCCGTCTTTTCTGTTGAAAATGATCGATTATGCTGAAAAACATGGGCTAGATTATAAAAATTCTAGTGTTTATGGAGCTGTTTGTATCGGGGAAAGTATCAAAAATCAGGACTTTACAGATAATATTTTATCTCAGAAAATAAAAGAAAAGTGGGATATTAAGTTGTTTTCAACGTACGCTTCCACAGAAATGAGCACGGCATTTACGGAATGCGAATATCAAATCGGAGGACATCATCACCCGGAATTAATTATCACAGAAATCCTTGACGACGATGGGAACCTTGTAAAAGAAGGCGAAAGCGGCGAATTGACGATCACAACTTTGGGTGTTGAGGCTCTTCCATTGTTAAGATTCAAAACGGGAGATATTGTAAAAGCGCATTACGAGCCTTGTCAATGCGGAAGAAATACCATGCGGTTAGGACCGGTTGTAGGAAGAAAACAGCAGATGATCAAATATAAAGGAACGACTTTGTATCCGCCTGCGATGAACGATATTCTGAATGATTTTAATAATATTTTGTGCTATCAGATTGTTATTCAGTCGAATGAAATCGGGTTGGATGAAATTATCATTAAGGTAAGTACAGACAGCGAATCTGAAAGCTTCGTAAATGAAGTAAGGGATCATTTCCGTGCAAAATTAAGGGTAAGTCCGAAAATTGAAATCATTGATTTTGATGTTTTGTCTAAAACCGTTCACAATCCGAATAGCAGAAAACCAATTGCATTTATTGATTTGAGGTAG
- a CDS encoding NAD(P)/FAD-dependent oxidoreductase, protein MGKEFVDVLVIGAGPSGCVSSSYLKKNNINVKVVEKTKFPRLVVGESLIPRVMDHFDEAGLFPALDKMGFEKKLGARFLRGDEVCLFDFSDKFGEGWDWTWQVPRADFDNTLAQEVINKGIDLEFETEVIGIEFHGTDSVTTVKNKNGETKEIHAKFVIDSSGYGRVLPRLLDLEKPSKLSPHSAIFSHVEDVNREEGVEGTLISFDIIETEVWLWVIPFSNGNTSVGIVGPTEYIDKLSESGDPAEALRKAISLSDYYVKRFGDVDFLFEPRHLKDYSCSVKKLFGDGFALTGNASEFLDPVFSSGMAFATEGGMTAAKLALRQLNGEKVDWQTEFADYILYGVDVFTTYVKEWYTGNLQELFFHRPENPDVKKKICAVLAGYVWNKENPFVKKHDTVVKNLANLIKMEKQQQ, encoded by the coding sequence ATGGGCAAAGAATTTGTTGATGTGCTCGTAATCGGCGCTGGGCCGTCCGGATGCGTATCTTCTTCATACTTAAAGAAGAACAATATCAACGTAAAAGTTGTTGAAAAGACAAAATTTCCAAGATTGGTTGTAGGCGAAAGCTTAATTCCAAGGGTCATGGATCATTTTGACGAGGCCGGACTTTTCCCTGCTTTGGATAAAATGGGCTTTGAAAAAAAATTGGGAGCGCGTTTTTTGCGTGGCGATGAAGTCTGCCTGTTTGATTTTAGTGATAAATTCGGGGAAGGATGGGACTGGACGTGGCAAGTTCCCAGAGCGGATTTTGATAATACTTTGGCCCAGGAAGTTATTAATAAAGGTATTGATCTTGAATTTGAGACAGAAGTTATCGGTATTGAGTTTCACGGAACAGATTCTGTCACTACCGTGAAAAATAAAAATGGAGAAACGAAGGAAATTCATGCAAAATTTGTGATCGATTCCAGCGGTTACGGAAGAGTTTTGCCGAGATTGTTGGATTTGGAGAAACCTTCAAAACTATCTCCACATTCTGCAATTTTTTCCCATGTAGAAGACGTTAACAGAGAAGAAGGCGTAGAAGGAACTTTGATTTCTTTTGATATTATTGAAACGGAAGTCTGGCTTTGGGTGATTCCTTTTTCCAATGGAAATACGAGTGTCGGAATCGTTGGTCCAACTGAATATATCGATAAATTATCCGAAAGTGGAGATCCCGCAGAAGCGCTGAGAAAGGCAATTTCGCTTTCTGATTATTATGTAAAACGTTTTGGTGATGTGGATTTTCTTTTTGAACCAAGACATTTGAAAGATTATTCCTGTTCGGTAAAAAAATTATTTGGAGACGGATTTGCTTTGACGGGAAATGCTTCGGAATTCCTTGATCCGGTTTTTTCTTCAGGAATGGCTTTTGCAACGGAAGGCGGAATGACAGCTGCAAAACTGGCATTAAGACAGCTGAACGGCGAAAAAGTTGATTGGCAAACAGAATTTGCAGATTATATTTTATACGGCGTGGATGTTTTCACCACTTACGTGAAAGAATGGTATACCGGAAATCTTCAGGAATTATTTTTCCACCGCCCGGAAAATCCAGATGTAAAGAAAAAAATATGTGCAGTTTTGGCTGGTTACGTTTGGAATAAAGAAAATCCTTTTGTGAAAAAACACGATACTGTTGTTAAAAATCTTGCGAATCTAATTAAAATGGAGAAGCAACAACAATAA
- a CDS encoding HAL/PAL/TAL family ammonia-lyase, with amino-acid sequence MKIDNFLKLKDFQKIIIENEKIELDDTLLARVDASFQFLKEFSRNKVIYGVNTGFGPMAQFKISDEDTHQLQYNLIRSHSSGIGNPLPPAEVKACMLARLNTLSLGNSGVHHSVVDLLKELINRDVTPLVFEHGGVGASGDLVQLAHLALVLIGEGEVFYKGERKSTKEVFEIEGLKPIQVEIREGLALMNGTSVMSGIGIVNAYKANQLTDISIKLSCAINEIVQAYDDHLSEALNGTKLHAGQQKIAERMRAHLSDSKLIRKREDHLYTHFEEQEKVFKEKVQEYYSLRCVPQILGPVLDTLEYTEKVLENEINSANDNPIIDVEGQHVYHGGNFHGDYISLEMDKLKIVVTKLTMLAERQLNYLLNSKINEILPPFVNLGKLGFNFGMQGVQFTATSTTAESQMLSNSMYVHSIPNNNDNQDIVSMGTNAAVICRKVIENAFEVLAIEAITIIQAIEYLEFKDKVSSSTKELYDEIRKIIPAFSDDMVMYPYLEEVKKYLKTM; translated from the coding sequence ATGAAAATAGACAACTTTTTAAAACTGAAAGACTTTCAGAAAATTATCATTGAAAATGAAAAAATAGAACTGGATGATACACTTCTTGCCAGAGTGGATGCAAGTTTTCAGTTTTTAAAAGAATTTTCCAGAAACAAGGTAATATACGGTGTGAACACAGGTTTCGGACCGATGGCCCAATTTAAAATCAGCGATGAAGATACGCATCAGCTTCAGTATAACCTCATTAGAAGTCATTCTTCGGGAATTGGAAATCCTCTTCCGCCGGCAGAAGTGAAAGCCTGCATGTTGGCCAGATTGAATACTTTGTCGTTGGGTAATTCCGGAGTGCACCATTCCGTAGTTGATTTGCTTAAAGAGCTCATTAACAGGGATGTTACACCACTTGTTTTTGAACATGGTGGCGTTGGCGCAAGTGGCGATCTGGTTCAGCTGGCGCATTTGGCTCTGGTTTTAATTGGCGAAGGTGAAGTTTTCTATAAGGGAGAAAGAAAATCGACAAAAGAAGTATTTGAAATTGAAGGTTTAAAACCCATTCAAGTGGAGATTCGTGAAGGGCTTGCTTTAATGAACGGGACTTCCGTTATGTCAGGAATTGGTATTGTTAATGCATACAAAGCCAATCAATTGACTGATATTTCCATTAAATTATCTTGTGCGATTAATGAAATTGTTCAGGCTTATGATGATCACTTATCTGAAGCTTTAAACGGAACAAAGCTTCATGCGGGACAACAAAAAATTGCAGAAAGAATGCGTGCGCATTTGTCTGACAGTAAATTGATTAGAAAAAGGGAAGATCATTTGTATACTCATTTTGAAGAGCAGGAAAAGGTATTTAAAGAAAAGGTTCAGGAATATTACTCTTTGAGATGTGTTCCGCAGATTTTAGGACCTGTTTTGGATACGTTGGAATATACTGAGAAAGTCCTTGAAAATGAGATCAATTCAGCGAATGATAACCCAATTATAGACGTTGAAGGCCAACACGTTTACCACGGTGGAAATTTCCACGGAGATTATATTTCTTTGGAAATGGACAAGCTTAAAATTGTGGTTACGAAGCTTACAATGTTGGCAGAGAGGCAATTAAATTATCTTTTAAACTCAAAAATCAACGAAATTTTGCCTCCTTTTGTAAATTTAGGTAAATTAGGGTTTAATTTCGGGATGCAGGGTGTTCAGTTTACGGCAACTTCCACAACGGCGGAAAGCCAGATGTTATCAAACTCAATGTACGTTCACAGTATTCCTAATAATAATGATAATCAGGATATTGTAAGCATGGGGACGAATGCTGCGGTGATTTGCAGAAAGGTGATTGAAAATGCTTTTGAAGTTTTAGCGATTGAAGCAATTACTATCATTCAAGCCATTGAATATCTTGAGTTTAAAGATAAAGTTTCATCGTCAACAAAAGAATTGTATGATGAAATAAGAAAGATCATCCCTGCTTTTTCAGATGATATGGTCATGTATCCATATTTGGAGGAAGTGAAAAAATATTTAAAAACGATGTAA
- the fabG gene encoding 3-oxoacyl-ACP reductase FabG: MKCAIITGGSRGIGRAICIKLAEEKNYHILINYTSNEAAAKETLAKVEELGSTAEILKFDVGNAEETQKVLTEWQEKNPNSVVEVIVNNAGITRDGLFMWMPSEDWNAVINTSLNGFFNVTNFFIQKLLRNKYGRIINMVSVSGVKGTAGQTNYSAAKGALVGATKALAQEVAKRNITVNAVAPGFIRTDMTQEFNEDELKAMIPANRFGEAEEVADLVAFLASRKSSYITGEIININGGIYS; this comes from the coding sequence ATGAAATGTGCAATCATCACAGGCGGCTCACGAGGAATTGGAAGAGCAATCTGTATAAAACTGGCAGAAGAAAAAAATTATCACATACTAATCAACTACACTTCAAATGAAGCTGCAGCAAAGGAAACTTTAGCTAAAGTAGAAGAATTGGGCTCTACCGCAGAAATCCTTAAATTCGATGTAGGAAATGCCGAAGAAACTCAAAAAGTTTTAACGGAATGGCAGGAAAAAAATCCTAATTCTGTTGTTGAAGTTATTGTGAATAATGCCGGAATTACAAGAGACGGATTATTCATGTGGATGCCAAGTGAAGACTGGAACGCTGTGATTAACACAAGTTTGAATGGATTTTTCAACGTGACGAATTTCTTTATTCAAAAATTGTTACGTAACAAATACGGCAGAATTATCAATATGGTTTCGGTTTCCGGAGTGAAAGGAACGGCGGGTCAGACGAATTATTCTGCAGCAAAAGGAGCTTTAGTCGGAGCTACAAAAGCACTGGCTCAGGAAGTCGCCAAAAGAAATATCACGGTAAATGCAGTAGCACCGGGATTCATCAGAACAGATATGACGCAGGAATTCAATGAAGATGAATTAAAAGCAATGATTCCTGCCAACAGATTCGGTGAAGCGGAAGAAGTGGCTGATTTGGTTGCGTTTTTAGCTTCCAGGAAGTCATCGTACATTACAGGTGAAATAATTAATATTAACGGCGGAATTTACTCATAA
- a CDS encoding beta-ketoacyl-[acyl-carrier-protein] synthase family protein has translation MENRVVITGMGIYSCIGISLEEVKESLYQGKSGIALVQERKEFGFRSGLTGVVPKPDLKSLLNRRQRVSMGEESEYAYLATIDALKQAKVDQDFLDHNEVGILYGNDSVSQAVVESIDIAREKKDTTLMGSGAIFKSMNSTVTMNLSTIFKLRGINLTISAACASGSHSLGLAYMMIKSGLQDMIVCGGAQETNKYSMASFDGLGVFSVRENEPTKASRPFDSGRDGLIPSGGAATLIVESLESAQKRGANILGEIIGYGFSSNGGHISTPNVDGPALAMDRALKQSGLSAKDIDYINAHATSTPIGDANEAKAIYEIFGNEVPVSSTKSMTGHECWMAGASEVIYSILMMQNDFVAPNINLENPDDEAKKINLVSETKSQKIDVFLSNSFGFGGTNSALIVKKFN, from the coding sequence ATGGAAAACAGAGTTGTAATTACCGGAATGGGAATTTATTCTTGTATAGGAATCTCTTTAGAAGAAGTTAAGGAATCTCTATATCAAGGAAAATCCGGTATTGCATTAGTTCAGGAAAGAAAAGAATTCGGTTTCAGATCGGGATTGACGGGTGTTGTCCCGAAGCCTGATTTGAAAAGCCTTTTAAACAGAAGACAGCGCGTAAGTATGGGCGAGGAAAGCGAATACGCTTATCTAGCGACCATCGATGCATTAAAACAGGCGAAAGTTGATCAGGATTTTTTAGATCATAATGAAGTAGGGATTTTATATGGTAATGATAGTGTTTCTCAGGCAGTTGTGGAGTCAATCGACATTGCAAGAGAGAAAAAAGATACTACTTTGATGGGTTCAGGAGCGATTTTCAAATCAATGAACTCAACTGTTACCATGAACCTTTCCACGATATTTAAATTAAGAGGAATCAATCTTACCATCAGCGCAGCCTGCGCAAGCGGATCTCACTCTTTGGGGTTAGCTTACATGATGATTAAGAGTGGGTTACAAGACATGATCGTCTGTGGAGGAGCTCAGGAAACCAACAAATATTCGATGGCAAGCTTCGATGGATTGGGAGTTTTTTCAGTAAGAGAAAATGAGCCTACAAAAGCGTCAAGACCTTTCGATTCAGGAAGAGACGGTCTGATTCCGAGCGGTGGTGCGGCAACTTTAATTGTTGAAAGTTTAGAATCTGCTCAAAAAAGAGGCGCAAATATTCTTGGTGAAATCATCGGTTATGGCTTTTCGTCAAACGGAGGGCATATTTCTACCCCAAATGTTGATGGTCCGGCTTTAGCGATGGACAGAGCCTTAAAACAATCCGGCTTATCAGCAAAAGATATCGATTATATCAATGCCCATGCGACTTCTACGCCGATTGGCGATGCGAATGAAGCAAAAGCAATTTATGAGATTTTCGGAAATGAAGTTCCGGTAAGTTCTACAAAATCAATGACCGGTCACGAATGCTGGATGGCGGGTGCTAGTGAAGTTATTTACTCAATTCTGATGATGCAGAATGATTTCGTTGCCCCAAATATTAATCTGGAAAACCCTGACGATGAGGCAAAAAAGATAAATTTAGTCTCTGAAACAAAAAGTCAAAAAATTGACGTATTTTTGTCAAATTCTTTCGGATTTGGGGGAACCAATTCCGCATTAATTGTTAAAAAATTTAATTAA
- a CDS encoding LpxL/LpxP family acyltransferase, with protein MNKWKGKSKGTILGYKIFVWCIRNIGVRSSYIVLYFVAFYYFLFEKKSNKYYKYYFQKRLNYGYWKSKISIYKSYFTFGTVLIDKTAISAGLRDKYTYEFDGIENLRNLLAEKKGGVLISAHIGNFEVAEYFFADIDFDCQINLVTTDQEVTIIKEYLESVAVNKSNIKFIYIKDDMSHIFEINEALSKNELICFTGDRYFEGSKYLEGDLLGKSAKFPAGPFLIASRLGVPVVYVYVMKEKNLHYHLFARVAQNVKKRDAQGLLNSYTQNLESMIKKYPLQWFNYFDFWDDID; from the coding sequence ATGAACAAGTGGAAAGGTAAATCTAAAGGGACGATTTTAGGATACAAAATTTTCGTCTGGTGCATTAGAAATATCGGGGTCCGGAGTTCATATATTGTGCTTTATTTTGTTGCTTTCTATTACTTTTTATTCGAAAAAAAGAGCAATAAATACTACAAATATTATTTCCAAAAAAGATTAAATTACGGATATTGGAAATCAAAAATTTCAATATATAAAAGTTATTTCACTTTCGGAACGGTTTTAATTGATAAAACAGCGATTTCGGCAGGGTTACGGGATAAATATACTTATGAATTCGACGGTATTGAAAACCTTAGAAATCTTTTAGCCGAAAAAAAAGGCGGAGTTCTTATCAGTGCTCATATCGGTAATTTTGAAGTTGCAGAATATTTTTTTGCGGATATCGATTTTGATTGTCAGATTAATTTAGTGACAACAGATCAGGAAGTTACGATAATAAAAGAATACCTGGAAAGTGTTGCTGTAAACAAAAGCAACATCAAATTCATTTACATCAAGGACGATATGTCTCATATTTTCGAGATCAATGAGGCGTTGTCGAAGAATGAACTGATTTGTTTTACCGGCGACCGTTATTTTGAAGGTTCAAAATATCTTGAGGGTGATTTACTCGGAAAGAGTGCAAAATTTCCGGCCGGACCTTTCTTAATCGCTTCCAGATTGGGAGTTCCCGTTGTGTATGTATATGTGATGAAAGAGAAAAACCTTCATTATCACCTGTTTGCAAGAGTGGCTCAGAATGTGAAAAAGCGTGACGCTCAAGGACTTTTGAATTCTTATACCCAAAATCTTGAATCCATGATTAAAAAATATCCTCTCCAATGGTTCAATTACTTTGATTTTTGGGATGATATCGATTAA
- a CDS encoding M23 family metallopeptidase → MKAFSQVIFLVCLINGSLIFAQDNYPQNYFRNPLNIPIQLAANFGAVRSNHFHMGLDMRTNSQENLPVVAAADGYVSRIKVERYGFGNAVYVTHPNGYTTVYAHLNKYFDKLDEFVKEKQYKDEKWEQDITFSPNQFPVTKGQLIALSGNTGGSAGPHLHFEIRDTKTEECINPLLFGFNIPDGIAPIISGLYWYDRRFSTYEPGANGIAVKKAGNVYTSNVIQVNSPTISFAIKAVDKANQGFNLGIYDAELFMDGKLIYNFKIDKVHYDDTRYLNGCIDYPKFVRDKISIQHLSTLPGMKLKNYSSGSDGIINLQDNEIHNIEIVLKDVKGNTSRLTTKVQLTTNSGKISSGDKTVSPNEGKIIKTDNAEINLSKNAVYDAVNFNMSEKSDAAAVSNAVVLNNSSIPVHDYYTVKIKPNRKLSNEEKGKTVLELNYGSDKNIIKPKWNGDWAEGQFNRLGTVRLLLDNSLPSVSPSWKDGAIVSSGSLRLKGTTKIGDIESFRAELDGKWLRFARVKDDFVYVFDEKCPKGSGSHTLKVTTTNTAGNTNTQTFSFSR, encoded by the coding sequence AATTTTCGCCCAGGATAATTATCCTCAAAATTATTTCAGAAATCCTTTAAATATTCCTATTCAGCTGGCTGCCAATTTCGGAGCTGTCCGTTCCAATCATTTTCATATGGGATTGGATATGCGGACTAACAGTCAGGAAAATTTACCTGTCGTTGCAGCAGCAGATGGTTATGTAAGCAGAATAAAAGTCGAACGATACGGTTTTGGAAATGCTGTTTATGTGACTCATCCGAATGGTTATACAACAGTTTATGCACATTTAAATAAATATTTCGATAAACTCGATGAATTTGTAAAAGAAAAACAGTACAAAGATGAGAAATGGGAGCAGGATATTACTTTTTCTCCGAACCAATTTCCTGTGACGAAAGGACAGTTAATTGCGTTGAGTGGAAATACGGGAGGTTCTGCCGGTCCTCATTTACATTTTGAAATCAGAGATACAAAAACAGAGGAATGTATTAATCCATTGCTTTTTGGATTCAATATTCCAGATGGAATTGCTCCCATCATCAGTGGATTATATTGGTACGACAGACGTTTCAGTACTTACGAGCCGGGAGCAAACGGAATTGCCGTGAAAAAAGCAGGAAATGTTTATACTTCCAATGTTATTCAGGTGAATTCTCCGACCATAAGTTTTGCGATAAAAGCTGTTGATAAAGCGAATCAGGGGTTTAATCTGGGGATTTATGATGCCGAATTATTTATGGATGGAAAACTGATTTATAATTTTAAAATTGATAAGGTACATTACGATGATACACGTTATTTGAACGGCTGTATTGATTATCCAAAATTTGTTCGTGATAAAATTAGCATTCAGCATTTATCGACTTTGCCAGGAATGAAACTGAAAAATTACAGCTCCGGATCAGATGGAATTATCAATCTTCAGGATAACGAAATCCATAATATCGAAATAGTTTTAAAAGATGTCAAAGGAAACACGAGCCGATTGACAACAAAAGTTCAGCTTACCACCAATTCAGGTAAAATTTCTTCTGGTGATAAAACTGTAAGTCCAAACGAAGGAAAGATAATTAAAACAGATAATGCGGAAATTAATTTAAGTAAAAACGCTGTTTATGATGCTGTAAATTTTAATATGTCTGAAAAGTCAGACGCAGCCGCAGTTTCCAACGCTGTTGTTCTGAATAATTCATCCATTCCGGTGCATGATTATTACACGGTAAAAATCAAACCCAACAGAAAATTATCCAACGAAGAAAAAGGCAAAACGGTCTTAGAGCTCAATTATGGAAGCGATAAAAATATAATCAAACCAAAATGGAATGGTGATTGGGCAGAAGGTCAATTCAATAGGCTAGGAACCGTAAGGCTGTTGTTAGACAATAGTTTGCCTTCGGTGTCGCCAAGCTGGAAAGATGGAGCAATTGTAAGTTCCGGTTCATTAAGATTAAAAGGAACAACCAAAATCGGTGATATTGAATCATTTCGTGCGGAATTGGATGGAAAATGGCTCCGTTTTGCCAGAGTAAAAGATGATTTTGTTTATGTTTTCGACGAAAAATGCCCGAAAGGTTCCGGGTCTCATACTTTGAAAGTTACCACGACAAATACCGCGGGGAATACAAATACGCAGACTTTTAGTTTTTCGAGATAA
- a CDS encoding acyl carrier protein — MEREKIVAIVNDFLVNEFEVDGDEISNDANLKTTLGLDSLDYIDMVVVIESNFGVKLGEADFKKMVTFDDFYSTIENKIAEKNG, encoded by the coding sequence ATGGAAAGGGAAAAAATTGTTGCGATCGTCAACGACTTTTTGGTGAATGAATTCGAGGTAGACGGCGATGAAATCAGCAATGATGCTAACTTAAAAACGACTTTAGGCTTAGACAGCTTAGATTATATTGATATGGTTGTAGTGATCGAATCTAATTTCGGTGTGAAATTAGGCGAGGCAGACTTCAAGAAAATGGTCACTTTTGATGACTTTTATTCAACTATTGAGAACAAAATCGCTGAAAAAAACGGATAA